In Alphaproteobacteria bacterium, one DNA window encodes the following:
- a CDS encoding Trm112 family protein: MDNALDPKLLEMLVCPVTRGRLRYDQELQELISDKAGLAYPIRDGIPILLADEARHLEEETVPRHRRADRKPGA; this comes from the coding sequence ATGGACAATGCTCTTGATCCGAAATTGCTGGAGATGCTGGTCTGCCCGGTCACGCGCGGCCGTTTGCGCTATGACCAAGAGCTTCAAGAACTGATAAGCGACAAGGCAGGGCTAGCCTATCCGATCCGCGACGGCATCCCCATTCTGTTGGCTGACGAAGCGCGGCACCTGGAAGAAGAAACGGTCCCCAGGCATCGCCGCGCCGACCGTAAGCCGGGGGCGTGA
- a CDS encoding LON peptidase substrate-binding domain-containing protein, whose protein sequence is MTTAKPAARSHPSASSQALPDSLPVFPVDGVVLLPGGRLPLNIFEPRYLAMVEDALREYRMIGMIQPMETATDILVPRLYGTGCAGRITAFSETEDGRFLITLAGQCRFHVAEELTEDRGYRRIRPSWDDFLHDMGQESPETAESVDRAALLQALRGYLKIGRVEADWEAMSQAPVERLVSSLTMVCPFSSGEKQALLEARTLEERSDLMTVLLRMATLDPHGDPPVH, encoded by the coding sequence ATGACGACCGCCAAACCTGCCGCCCGATCCCATCCGTCAGCGTCTTCCCAGGCATTGCCCGATAGCCTGCCTGTGTTTCCGGTGGATGGCGTGGTTCTGCTGCCGGGCGGACGCTTGCCCTTGAACATTTTCGAGCCGCGCTATCTGGCCATGGTCGAGGATGCCTTGCGCGAGTATCGCATGATCGGCATGATTCAGCCCATGGAAACCGCCACAGACATTTTGGTGCCGCGCTTGTACGGCACCGGTTGCGCCGGGCGCATCACCGCTTTTTCGGAAACCGAAGACGGGCGCTTTCTGATTACTTTGGCCGGTCAGTGTCGTTTCCATGTGGCTGAGGAATTGACAGAGGATCGCGGCTATCGCCGCATACGCCCGTCATGGGATGATTTCTTGCATGATATGGGCCAGGAATCGCCTGAAACGGCGGAATCGGTGGACCGCGCCGCCTTGCTTCAGGCCCTGCGCGGCTATCTAAAAATTGGACGGGTCGAGGCGGATTGGGAGGCCATGTCACAGGCCCCTGTCGAACGTCTTGTGAGCTCGTTGACGATGGTGTGTCCGTTTAGCTCGGGCGAAAAGCAGGCCTTGTTGGAGGCGCGCACGCTGGAAGAACGGTCCGACCTGATGACGGTCCTGCTGCGCATGGCCACGCTGGACCCTCACGGCGATCCGCCTGTGCATTAA